The following coding sequences lie in one Nitrososphaerota archaeon genomic window:
- a CDS encoding DUF2088 domain-containing protein: MNFSYFNFPKMVEVEQELVSIKIQNIKDEVIKQLKEIDLSSRIKPGSKIAITAGSRGIANIAEIIATIVSEIKRYGGQPFIIPAMGSHGGATPEGQIEVLKSLGITSESVGAPIISSLEVDIIDYLEDDTPIYIDRYAHNADGIIIVNRVKPHTDFKDIIESGLMKMAVIGLGKQKGAEILHSFLSEGYHKILPKIAKKIIEKTKVICGIAIVENGYHETAIIKAIPPEKIEEEEVKLLKIAKEYLPRIPFKDIDLLIIDEIGKDISGVGMDPNVTGRFFVPGEYEPTAPIIKRIVVLDLSSKTEGNAIGIGMADLTTRRVFEKIDFEKTFINCLTSNWPESSKIPIFLPCDRDAIAIGLRAAGVRDPKKAKIVRIKNTLELSKFWISEALIEDIEKNPEIKKKIKIIGEPKDMIFDILGNLAR; this comes from the coding sequence ATGAATTTTAGCTATTTCAATTTTCCTAAAATGGTTGAAGTTGAGCAAGAGCTTGTTTCTATTAAGATCCAAAATATAAAAGATGAAGTTATTAAACAACTTAAAGAAATAGATCTTTCCTCAAGAATTAAACCTGGGAGTAAGATAGCTATAACAGCCGGTAGTAGAGGAATAGCAAATATTGCAGAAATAATTGCTACTATTGTAAGTGAAATTAAGAGATATGGTGGACAGCCATTCATTATTCCGGCTATGGGTAGTCATGGAGGAGCGACTCCTGAAGGACAAATTGAAGTTTTAAAAAGCCTCGGAATAACTTCTGAAAGTGTTGGAGCACCAATAATTTCTTCATTAGAAGTTGATATAATTGATTATCTTGAAGATGATACTCCAATATATATTGATAGATATGCTCATAATGCTGATGGGATAATAATTGTAAATAGAGTTAAACCACATACAGATTTTAAAGATATAATTGAAAGTGGATTAATGAAAATGGCAGTTATTGGTTTAGGAAAACAAAAGGGTGCTGAAATTCTTCATTCTTTTCTTTCCGAAGGTTATCATAAAATTTTACCGAAAATTGCTAAAAAAATAATAGAAAAAACTAAAGTAATATGTGGGATAGCGATCGTAGAAAACGGATATCATGAAACTGCAATAATTAAAGCTATTCCTCCTGAAAAAATCGAAGAAGAGGAAGTTAAACTTTTAAAAATTGCTAAAGAATACCTTCCTAGAATACCATTTAAAGATATTGATCTTTTAATAATTGATGAAATAGGGAAGGATATTAGTGGTGTAGGGATGGACCCGAATGTTACAGGTAGATTTTTTGTTCCAGGAGAATATGAACCTACTGCACCAATAATAAAAAGGATAGTAGTACTTGACTTAAGTTCTAAAACTGAAGGAAATGCAATAGGCATAGGTATGGCTGATCTTACTACTAGAAGAGTATTTGAAAAAATTGATTTTGAAAAAACATTTATTAATTGTTTAACAAGTAATTGGCCTGAAAGTAGTAAAATACCTATTTTTTTACCATGCGATAGAGATGCTATAGCTATTGGTTTAAGAGCAGCAGGTGTAAGAGATCCTAAAAAAGCGAAAATAGTTCGAATTAAAAATACTCTTGAACTTTCTAAATTTTGGATTTCGGAAGCGCTTATTGAAGATATTGAGAAAAATCCTGAAATAAAAAAGAAGATAAAAATTATTGGAGAACCAAAAGATATGATTTTTGATATTCTAGGAAACTTAGCAAGATAA
- a CDS encoding four-carbon acid sugar kinase family protein has product MKHCTYKSILIIADDFTGANDTAAQFSKFGFSSITILNPNSLKRLLKTYDVIAIDTESRTLDPKISYEILFKIGKSIKEIDISNNTLIYKKVDSTLRGNITEEIKGLYDTLNPDIIIFVPAYPKQGRITIEGVHMVNSVPIDQTIFGKDLRTPVKSSNIPSIFMPIFGDNYKHIFLEELRSNELSKIINNYKVLSFDIENDNDIKILVEKLFKIKNKRKIIWIGSAGLAEYIAYNLINIRKKIKPFLIVIGSPNEITKNQVRKFLNELGGYLILINVKNLFENFNVELKRVISEISKALNSSLDIIITTSYDEKQIDDSKKIAYKMNISIKDIGNMIAEKFGKLISSIINEFGWKSFKGIFISGGDTSIAIIKQLGINSIRVKGEIEIGIPILNYKKFIIVTKAGGFGKEDTLIKVITKLKSD; this is encoded by the coding sequence ATGAAACATTGCACATATAAATCCATATTAATAATAGCCGACGATTTTACGGGTGCGAATGATACTGCAGCCCAATTTTCAAAATTCGGTTTTTCTTCAATCACAATATTAAATCCCAATTCATTAAAAAGATTATTGAAAACATATGATGTAATAGCAATAGATACAGAAAGCAGAACACTTGATCCTAAAATATCTTATGAAATATTATTTAAAATAGGTAAAAGCATAAAAGAAATCGACATCAGCAATAATACATTAATTTATAAAAAGGTAGATTCAACTTTAAGAGGGAATATAACTGAAGAAATTAAAGGTTTGTATGATACTTTAAATCCTGATATTATAATATTTGTGCCTGCATATCCCAAACAAGGTCGTATAACAATAGAAGGAGTCCATATGGTAAATAGTGTGCCTATAGACCAAACAATTTTTGGGAAAGACTTAAGAACTCCAGTTAAGTCTTCTAATATTCCATCAATTTTTATGCCAATATTTGGTGATAATTATAAGCATATATTTTTAGAAGAATTAAGGTCTAATGAATTATCTAAAATAATTAATAATTATAAAGTACTCTCTTTTGATATAGAAAATGATAATGATATTAAGATTTTAGTTGAAAAATTATTTAAAATAAAAAATAAAAGAAAAATAATTTGGATAGGATCTGCAGGATTAGCAGAATACATAGCTTACAATCTTATTAATATTAGAAAGAAAATTAAACCATTTTTAATAGTTATAGGTTCTCCTAATGAAATAACTAAAAATCAGGTTAGAAAATTTTTAAATGAGCTTGGCGGTTATCTTATTCTAATTAATGTTAAAAATCTTTTTGAAAACTTTAATGTTGAATTAAAAAGAGTAATAAGTGAAATTTCAAAAGCTCTTAATTCTTCATTGGATATAATAATTACAACATCTTATGATGAAAAACAAATTGATGATAGTAAAAAAATAGCATATAAAATGAATATATCAATTAAGGATATTGGAAATATGATAGCTGAAAAGTTTGGAAAATTGATTTCTTCTATTATTAACGAATTTGGATGGAAAAGTTTTAAAGGAATTTTCATCTCAGGAGGTGATACTTCAATAGCAATAATAAAACAATTAGGAATAAATAGTATTAGAGTAAAAGGAGAAATAGAAATTGGAATTCCAATTCTTAATTATAAAAAATTTATCATAGTTACAAAAGCAGGTGGTTTTGGTAAAGAAGATACTCTCATTAAAGTAATAACAAAATTAAAAAGTGATTAA
- a CDS encoding ABC transporter permease: MFIKINEEGIFSPFKKAKKFLLIFSGLSSIIILFLLIPIISLLATSDIEGIAQTINNKEALNSIFLSIKASVLAATISTFFSIPLAYIFSRSNFKGKSFIEGLLDLPLVMPHTVAGIAILLTFNSRTPIGAFLSSIGFRIEDSFWGIILAMMYVSTPFSINFSEQGFKNIDISLEKVARSLGAGPFKTFTTISLPLAARSIIIGWLMSLARAISEVGAIMIVSYHPIVGSVLVYEWFTIKGLKLTVSLSIILLAVSFIILAILRLLKWRG, encoded by the coding sequence ATGTTTATTAAAATTAATGAAGAAGGAATATTTTCTCCATTTAAAAAAGCTAAAAAATTCTTATTAATATTTTCTGGATTATCCAGTATAATAATACTTTTTTTATTAATTCCAATAATATCTTTATTAGCTACATCAGACATAGAAGGAATAGCTCAAACTATAAATAATAAAGAAGCATTAAATTCTATATTTTTATCCATTAAAGCAAGTGTGTTAGCTGCAACAATTTCAACATTTTTTAGCATTCCTCTTGCATATATTTTTAGTAGAAGCAATTTTAAAGGGAAAAGTTTTATTGAAGGATTATTGGATCTCCCATTAGTTATGCCTCACACAGTAGCTGGAATTGCCATATTGCTTACATTTAATAGTAGAACACCAATTGGAGCATTTTTATCATCTATAGGATTTAGAATAGAAGATAGCTTTTGGGGAATAATCTTAGCCATGATGTATGTTTCAACACCTTTTTCTATAAATTTTTCTGAGCAGGGGTTTAAAAATATAGATATATCATTAGAAAAAGTTGCTAGAAGTTTAGGTGCAGGACCGTTTAAAACATTCACAACTATCTCTTTGCCTTTAGCAGCTAGAAGTATAATTATTGGATGGCTTATGAGTTTAGCTAGAGCAATAAGTGAAGTTGGAGCAATTATGATTGTTTCATATCATCCAATTGTTGGAAGTGTTTTAGTTTATGAGTGGTTTACAATTAAAGGATTAAAGTTAACAGTATCTTTATCTATAATCCTTTTAGCAGTAAGTTTCATAATTTTAGCTATTCTAAGATTATTAAAATGGAGAGGATAG
- a CDS encoding ABC transporter ATP-binding protein produces the protein MIEISNLIVKAGDFKIEVDEMTINSGEYSVLMGPSGTGKTILLETIAGFRTPIKGEIKINRKNVTNLPPDKRNVSYVPQDYALWPHMNVYDNIAYGLKLKKVEKREIRKKVLEIAEIMGIRDLLNRYPLTLSGGEKQRVALARALIVDPEAILLDEPLSNLDTKTKDQIKDFIIYLHKELRFTAIHVTHNPLEAIELGNKVAIMIKGKVLQVGTPIEIFSNPKNLEVAWLHGKPNIIIGEIIEIKEGIAIIKIEDLNLTAIYDKEPILGSKVLAILRPEDIIISKEFLKTSARNIIECIVKEVDEKGGLVNIKLEHNNFRIEALITKGPYEDLKLLPGKRIYASFKASALKILTIK, from the coding sequence ATGATAGAAATAAGTAATCTAATAGTGAAAGCTGGTGATTTCAAAATTGAAGTTGATGAAATGACCATTAATAGTGGAGAATATTCAGTATTAATGGGCCCAAGTGGTACCGGGAAAACAATCCTTCTTGAAACTATAGCTGGTTTTAGAACACCTATTAAAGGAGAAATAAAGATAAATAGGAAAAATGTAACAAATCTCCCTCCAGATAAAAGGAATGTATCTTATGTACCACAAGATTATGCTCTATGGCCTCATATGAATGTTTATGATAATATAGCGTATGGACTTAAATTAAAGAAAGTTGAAAAAAGAGAAATACGTAAAAAAGTTTTAGAAATTGCAGAAATAATGGGAATAAGAGATTTATTAAATAGGTATCCTTTAACACTTAGTGGAGGAGAAAAACAAAGGGTAGCACTTGCAAGAGCTTTGATAGTAGATCCAGAAGCTATTTTATTAGATGAGCCTTTGAGTAATTTGGATACAAAAACTAAAGATCAAATTAAAGATTTCATAATTTATTTACATAAGGAGCTTAGATTTACGGCTATTCATGTTACCCACAATCCTTTAGAAGCAATAGAACTTGGAAATAAAGTAGCAATCATGATTAAAGGTAAAGTTTTGCAAGTAGGTACACCTATAGAAATTTTTAGCAATCCAAAAAATTTAGAAGTGGCTTGGCTTCATGGAAAACCAAATATAATTATTGGGGAAATAATAGAGATAAAAGAAGGAATAGCTATAATAAAAATTGAAGATTTAAATTTGACAGCTATTTATGATAAAGAGCCAATATTAGGTTCAAAAGTTTTAGCAATCTTAAGACCTGAAGATATAATAATATCTAAAGAATTTTTAAAAACAAGTGCTAGGAATATTATTGAATGTATTGTTAAAGAAGTTGATGAAAAAGGAGGATTAGTAAATATAAAACTTGAACATAATAATTTTAGAATAGAAGCATTAATAACCAAGGGTCCATATGAAGATCTTAAACTATTACCTGGAAAGAGGATTTATGCATCTTTTAAAGCTTCAGCTCTTAAAATTTTAACAATAAAATAA
- a CDS encoding aminoacyl-tRNA deacylase, producing MNLESYLKQNNVWYRFISKLETIHTADAAKVAGIELNRVTKNLVCETNEGKYVLLIIPGDKKVDLKKASEILKVKKVYLIPFDKAEEISGYPPGGTPSVGHKTKMKVIIDKSVLNYETVYCGGGSRDKLLELKTSDIIRLNNAIIADITY from the coding sequence ATGAATTTAGAAAGTTACTTAAAACAAAATAATGTTTGGTATAGATTTATCTCGAAACTAGAAACTATTCATACAGCTGATGCTGCAAAAGTTGCTGGTATAGAATTAAATAGAGTTACAAAAAATTTGGTTTGCGAAACAAATGAAGGGAAATATGTGCTTTTAATAATACCAGGTGATAAAAAAGTTGATTTAAAGAAAGCATCTGAAATATTAAAAGTTAAGAAAGTATATCTCATACCGTTTGATAAAGCAGAAGAAATTAGTGGATATCCTCCTGGTGGTACTCCATCAGTTGGACATAAAACTAAGATGAAAGTAATTATTGATAAATCTGTTTTAAATTATGAAACTGTTTATTGTGGTGGAGGAAGTAGAGATAAACTTCTTGAATTAAAAACAAGTGATATAATAAGATTAAATAATGCTATTATTGCTGATATTACATACTAA
- the pdxA gene encoding 4-hydroxythreonine-4-phosphate dehydrogenase PdxA codes for MKNDKPFIGITMGDPAGSGPELAIKAIKKLKKDKDIEYYAKLLLIGDFKVFKKALEIVGSNNLKLIRINHPRDFIDDINTINIIDLNNVDINKLAYGKPSSMGGKAAYESIIKAAEYAIGKFIHAIVTMPISKESLNMAGYDYPGHTEILADLTKTKDVRMMLIAKNLRVVHVTTHVSLKKAIELIKKDRVVKTIEIANSYLENYFDIIKPKIAIAGLNPHASESGLFGDEEEKEIIPAIKEANKKGINASGPFPPDSVFYRAYNNEFDAVIAMYHDQGHIPIKMIGFMEGVNITLGLPIIRVSPDHGTVWGKAGKGTADESATLNAVKIAIKIALKKI; via the coding sequence ATGAAAAATGATAAACCTTTTATTGGTATAACAATGGGAGATCCTGCAGGTTCAGGTCCTGAATTAGCAATTAAAGCTATTAAAAAATTAAAAAAGGATAAGGATATTGAATATTATGCTAAATTATTATTAATAGGAGATTTTAAAGTATTTAAAAAAGCCTTAGAAATTGTTGGATCTAATAATTTAAAATTAATTAGAATAAATCATCCAAGAGATTTTATTGATGATATTAATACCATAAATATAATCGATTTAAATAATGTTGATATAAATAAATTAGCATATGGTAAACCTTCTTCTATGGGAGGCAAAGCAGCATATGAAAGTATTATTAAAGCAGCTGAATATGCTATTGGAAAATTTATACATGCTATAGTTACTATGCCAATCAGTAAAGAAAGCCTTAACATGGCTGGTTACGATTATCCTGGGCATACTGAAATTTTAGCTGATTTAACAAAAACAAAAGATGTCAGAATGATGCTTATTGCTAAAAATTTAAGAGTAGTACATGTTACAACTCATGTTTCTTTAAAAAAAGCTATAGAATTAATAAAAAAAGATAGAGTAGTTAAAACTATAGAAATAGCGAACTCATATCTTGAAAATTATTTTGATATAATAAAACCAAAAATTGCAATCGCTGGATTAAATCCTCATGCAAGTGAAAGTGGATTGTTTGGAGACGAGGAAGAAAAAGAGATTATTCCAGCAATTAAAGAAGCTAATAAGAAAGGAATAAATGCTTCAGGTCCTTTTCCGCCAGATAGCGTATTTTATAGAGCATATAATAATGAGTTTGATGCCGTCATAGCAATGTATCATGATCAAGGCCATATACCTATTAAAATGATTGGTTTCATGGAAGGTGTTAATATTACACTTGGATTACCAATTATTAGAGTATCACCAGATCATGGAACTGTATGGGGTAAAGCTGGAAAAGGTACAGCTGATGAGAGTGCAACATTAAATGCGGTAAAAATTGCAATAAAAATAGCATTAAAGAAAATATAA